The following proteins come from a genomic window of Micromonospora zamorensis:
- a CDS encoding zinc ribbon domain-containing protein: MKADPQVQRRLLDLQAIDTNLAQLAHRRRTLPERAELESLARELSSLEDERVRAQVAVDDLDRDIARLEKDVEQVRVRKQKDENRLAAGTGPARELEALQHELVSLNRRQGDLEDAELELMEQRETAQGVLDGVEQRLADTRDKRAATEQRRDEAMAEIAKEEEFKRGARQPLAADLPSDLVNLYDKIRADTGLGAALLTAGRCGGCRLDISGADLARIRKAAPDDVVRCEDCRRIMVRTNESGL; encoded by the coding sequence GTGAAGGCTGACCCTCAGGTGCAGCGCCGCCTGCTCGACCTCCAGGCGATCGACACCAACCTCGCCCAGCTCGCCCACCGCCGGCGGACGCTGCCCGAGCGGGCCGAGCTGGAGTCGCTGGCCCGGGAGTTGTCGTCGCTGGAGGACGAGCGGGTCCGCGCCCAGGTGGCGGTCGACGACCTCGACCGGGACATCGCCCGGCTGGAGAAGGACGTCGAGCAGGTCCGGGTCCGTAAGCAGAAGGACGAGAACCGGCTGGCCGCCGGCACCGGCCCGGCCCGGGAGCTGGAGGCCCTCCAGCACGAGCTGGTCTCGCTGAACCGGCGCCAGGGTGACCTGGAGGACGCCGAGCTGGAGCTGATGGAGCAGCGGGAGACCGCGCAGGGCGTACTGGACGGCGTGGAGCAGCGGCTGGCCGACACCCGCGACAAGCGGGCCGCCACCGAGCAGCGCCGCGACGAGGCGATGGCCGAGATCGCGAAGGAGGAGGAGTTCAAGCGCGGGGCCCGTCAGCCACTCGCCGCTGACCTCCCGAGCGACCTGGTCAACCTCTACGACAAGATCCGCGCGGACACCGGGCTGGGTGCCGCCCTGCTCACCGCGGGCCGCTGCGGCGGGTGCCGGTTGGATATCTCCGGCGCCGACCTGGCCCGCATCCGCAAGGCCGCCCCGGACGACGTGGTCCGCTGCGAGGACTGCCGGCGGATCATGGTCCGCACCAACGAGTCGGGTCTGTAG
- a CDS encoding MFS transporter, protein MDRRSEPNRSAIYATTLVAFLAIAGIAVVDPILPAIGEAIGVTAWQVELLFTAYIAVMALGMIPATLASGRFGFKPVLITGVSVVGLAAILASFSDNIVQLSVLRGVWGLGNAMFFATAMVVLVNLAVDREWVVGLFETALGMGFAVGPLIGGLLGEISWRLPFFVCGVFMVLALGVASRKLREPTNRQAPVRVGQIFATYRRPAFIVLCVVTGAYNFVFFVVLGYTPLFLGLDVIPLGLAFTGWGLGLAAGIMVIGHRLAHRIGAVQTVGVAIAGLLVCMVLFATSSSTAEALVVLVLAGLCMGLANANLTDLALGLGSSDRRVATGAFNLVRWGAAAPAPIISGKLAEHSLSLPFWVGFGVLAVGVLVYLAFAHLMAAGYGERVLWSRWNRAAADTEKTAEEPVGEVY, encoded by the coding sequence GTGGATCGGCGTTCCGAACCGAACCGCAGTGCCATCTACGCCACCACGCTGGTGGCCTTCCTCGCCATCGCCGGCATCGCCGTCGTCGACCCGATCCTGCCCGCCATCGGCGAGGCGATCGGCGTCACCGCCTGGCAGGTCGAGCTGCTGTTCACCGCGTACATCGCGGTCATGGCCCTGGGCATGATCCCCGCGACCCTGGCCAGCGGCCGCTTCGGCTTCAAACCGGTGCTCATCACCGGCGTCTCCGTGGTCGGCCTCGCCGCGATCCTCGCCTCGTTCAGCGACAACATCGTGCAGCTCTCCGTGCTGCGCGGCGTCTGGGGTCTGGGCAACGCGATGTTCTTCGCCACCGCCATGGTGGTGCTGGTCAACCTGGCCGTCGACCGGGAATGGGTGGTCGGCCTCTTCGAGACCGCCCTGGGCATGGGCTTCGCCGTCGGCCCGCTGATCGGCGGCCTGCTCGGTGAGATCAGCTGGCGGCTGCCGTTCTTCGTCTGCGGCGTCTTCATGGTCCTCGCCCTCGGCGTGGCCTCCCGCAAGCTGCGCGAGCCAACCAACCGCCAGGCCCCGGTACGCGTCGGCCAGATCTTCGCCACCTACCGCCGGCCGGCGTTCATCGTCCTCTGCGTGGTGACCGGCGCGTACAACTTCGTGTTCTTCGTGGTGCTCGGCTACACGCCGCTCTTCCTCGGCCTGGACGTCATCCCGCTGGGGCTCGCCTTCACCGGCTGGGGGCTCGGCCTGGCCGCCGGCATCATGGTGATCGGCCACCGACTGGCCCACCGGATCGGCGCCGTGCAGACCGTCGGCGTGGCCATTGCCGGGCTGCTGGTCTGCATGGTCCTCTTCGCCACCTCCAGCAGCACAGCCGAAGCGCTCGTGGTGCTGGTGCTCGCCGGACTCTGCATGGGCCTGGCCAACGCCAACCTCACCGACCTGGCGCTCGGCCTCGGCTCCAGCGACCGGCGCGTCGCCACCGGCGCGTTCAACCTGGTCCGCTGGGGCGCCGCCGCGCCAGCGCCGATCATCTCCGGCAAGCTCGCCGAGCACTCGCTGTCGCTGCCGTTCTGGGTCGGCTTCGGGGTGCTCGCCGTCGGCGTGCTGGTCTACCTGGCCTTCGCGCACCTGATGGCCGCCGGCTACGGCGAGCGTGTCCTCTGGTCCCGCTGGAACCGAGCCGCCGCCGACACCGAGAAGACTGCCGAGGAGCCGGTGGGCGAGGTGTACTGA
- a CDS encoding M14 family zinc carboxypeptidase, protein MLSARPLARLTATAVSTALLATMALTGPVSASALPTVPSVPVDLSDVRGYPRQSTLPVWPDNPADASIPIGVIPYDEIAPKLNALQRASDRVSARVAGKSAGGYDLYAVTVTAPESRAEARQQETWKRLIEDEPARAQRDRRLLAGYKTPLFVNANIHGNEWEGTDAALRVIEEFATDRSPEVAELLRRNRLVFNITSNPDGRVAGTRANSAGYDLNRDLTIVAQPETNLIRDLIIDTKPIITLDLHGYVNPTLLHPSTPPHNVNNEYDLYIKHGLPNALAIEEDLRGLGYAETQRARIPFRDDEPGVWDDFPPIYVPSFAMLQSSIPYTIEAPLNPRGSTLTPAERVRRSGINTDVHEVAIRTSLRYIQDHRAEVLHDQAEVYRRGLAGEPLRDIPDGYVPGWGPEDNYNTTFPRAYVIPSGAGQRSEPAAARLVDLLIDSGGRVWRAKTNFTAGGNRYQAGSYVVDLQQPKRGLVNSLLEPGADITDRVNDLYAGPAAWSQGLTWGATVDTVWDNLPRVRLERTYDGRAKGTLPAGRSDLRLDLRDAADLLAVNSLLAKGVEVHRLADGSVVVPGTPANRKLAAAEVRAHAVSFERAPARWQGTPLDRVVVGYLGTVEERDTLADLGFEGRELTTATLVGTLTDDVDVLLVANNVNLATLTAENRAALDRFLARGGGVVGLGTAGASLSNAAGLLTVTATAAPSLASGVANIVNNGGPVTTSAIPHAFISQPVWFTDLGAGVEVDQSYAADPLLSGWWATDGANGQVSAANQASIVRGVSAAGNGVVLFGTDPTFRLHPKGLQSQLGRAVLWAAQR, encoded by the coding sequence ATGCTGTCCGCAAGACCTCTCGCCCGCCTCACCGCGACCGCGGTGAGCACCGCGCTGCTCGCGACCATGGCCCTGACCGGGCCGGTGTCCGCCAGCGCGCTGCCCACGGTGCCGTCGGTCCCCGTCGACCTCTCCGACGTCCGGGGCTATCCCCGGCAGAGCACCCTCCCGGTCTGGCCGGACAACCCGGCCGACGCTTCCATTCCGATCGGCGTGATTCCGTACGACGAGATCGCACCGAAGCTGAACGCGCTCCAGCGGGCCAGCGACCGGGTCTCCGCCCGGGTCGCGGGGAAGTCCGCTGGCGGTTACGACCTGTACGCGGTCACCGTGACCGCGCCGGAGAGTCGCGCCGAGGCGCGGCAGCAGGAGACCTGGAAACGGCTCATCGAGGACGAACCCGCCCGAGCGCAGCGGGACCGCAGGCTGCTCGCCGGCTACAAGACCCCGCTCTTCGTCAACGCCAACATCCACGGCAACGAATGGGAGGGCACCGACGCGGCGCTGCGGGTCATCGAGGAGTTCGCCACCGACCGCAGCCCGGAGGTCGCCGAGCTGCTGCGGCGCAACCGGCTGGTCTTCAACATCACCTCGAACCCGGACGGTCGGGTTGCCGGCACCCGGGCCAACTCGGCCGGCTACGACCTCAACCGCGACCTGACCATCGTCGCGCAGCCCGAGACCAACCTCATCCGTGACCTGATCATCGACACCAAGCCGATCATCACGCTGGACCTGCACGGGTACGTCAACCCGACCCTGCTGCACCCCAGCACCCCGCCGCACAACGTCAACAACGAGTACGACCTGTACATCAAGCACGGCCTGCCCAACGCGTTGGCGATCGAGGAGGACCTGCGCGGTCTCGGGTACGCCGAGACCCAGCGGGCCCGGATCCCCTTCCGCGACGACGAACCGGGCGTCTGGGACGACTTCCCACCGATCTACGTGCCGTCCTTCGCCATGTTGCAGAGCAGCATCCCGTACACGATCGAGGCCCCGCTGAACCCGCGCGGCAGCACGCTCACCCCCGCCGAACGGGTCCGTCGCTCCGGTATCAACACCGACGTGCACGAGGTGGCCATCCGCACCTCGCTGCGCTACATCCAGGACCACCGGGCCGAGGTGCTGCACGACCAGGCCGAGGTCTACCGGCGGGGCCTGGCCGGTGAGCCGTTGCGCGACATCCCCGACGGCTATGTGCCGGGCTGGGGTCCGGAGGACAACTACAACACCACCTTCCCCCGGGCGTACGTCATCCCGAGCGGCGCCGGGCAGCGCTCCGAGCCGGCCGCGGCCCGCCTGGTCGACCTGCTGATCGACAGCGGTGGCCGGGTGTGGCGGGCGAAGACGAACTTCACCGCTGGCGGCAACCGCTACCAGGCCGGCTCGTACGTCGTCGACCTGCAACAACCCAAGCGCGGCCTGGTCAACTCGCTGCTCGAACCGGGTGCCGACATCACCGACCGGGTGAACGACCTGTACGCGGGCCCGGCGGCCTGGAGCCAGGGGCTCACCTGGGGCGCCACTGTGGACACCGTGTGGGACAACCTGCCCCGGGTACGCCTGGAGCGGACCTACGACGGGCGGGCCAAGGGCACTCTGCCCGCCGGTCGGTCCGACCTGCGCCTGGACCTGCGCGACGCGGCAGACCTGCTGGCCGTGAACTCGCTGCTCGCGAAGGGCGTCGAGGTCCACCGGCTCGCGGACGGGTCGGTGGTCGTCCCCGGCACCCCGGCCAACCGGAAGCTGGCCGCTGCCGAGGTTCGCGCCCACGCGGTCAGCTTCGAACGCGCGCCGGCCCGTTGGCAGGGAACCCCGCTGGACCGGGTCGTGGTCGGCTATCTCGGTACGGTCGAGGAGCGGGACACCCTCGCCGACCTCGGTTTCGAGGGCCGGGAACTGACCACCGCGACGCTGGTCGGCACGCTGACCGACGACGTCGACGTGCTGCTGGTCGCCAACAACGTCAACCTGGCGACCCTGACCGCCGAGAACCGGGCGGCCCTGGACCGGTTCCTTGCCCGGGGCGGCGGCGTGGTCGGCCTGGGCACCGCCGGGGCGTCCCTCAGCAACGCCGCAGGGCTGCTGACCGTGACCGCCACCGCGGCGCCGAGCCTGGCGAGTGGGGTGGCCAACATCGTCAACAACGGGGGACCGGTCACCACCTCCGCCATCCCGCACGCGTTCATCAGCCAGCCCGTCTGGTTCACCGACCTGGGCGCAGGCGTCGAGGTCGACCAGTCGTACGCTGCCGACCCGCTGCTCTCCGGCTGGTGGGCCACCGACGGCGCCAACGGGCAGGTGTCTGCGGCCAACCAGGCCAGCATCGTGCGGGGCGTCTCCGCTGCCGGAAACGGCGTGGTGCTGTTCGGCACCGACCCGACGTTCCGCCTGCACCCGAAGGGTTTGCAGTCGCAGCTCGGCCGGGCCGTGCTCTGGGCGGCACAGCGGTGA
- a CDS encoding Nif3-like dinuclear metal center hexameric protein codes for MSTSGSAPTVTDVVAELERRFPPVWAEEWDRVGLVLGEPSAPVRRVLCVVDVVPETVAEALAVDADMIVAHHPLLLRGVSSVAPTTFKGRIIHQLIRAGVALYAAHTNADVASPGVSDALAARFGLTGLRPLLRPAPGSPAHGDDRGFGRIGELPHPMTLAELTRHAAAVLPVTSWGVRAAGDPGRMVRTLAVSGGSGDSFLGAATAAGVDAFLTADLRHHPAGEHLAADGPALIDAAHWATERPWLDDLAALLREALGVETLVSDLDTDPWTVHAAAPVVDDKEPDREG; via the coding sequence GTGAGCACAAGCGGATCCGCGCCGACGGTGACCGACGTCGTGGCCGAGCTGGAACGGCGCTTTCCGCCGGTCTGGGCCGAGGAGTGGGACCGGGTGGGCCTGGTGCTCGGTGAGCCGTCCGCCCCGGTGCGCCGGGTGCTCTGCGTCGTCGACGTGGTGCCCGAGACGGTCGCCGAGGCGCTGGCCGTCGACGCCGACATGATCGTCGCGCATCACCCCCTGCTGCTGCGCGGGGTCTCGTCGGTCGCTCCGACGACCTTCAAGGGGCGGATCATCCACCAGCTGATCCGGGCCGGGGTGGCGCTCTACGCGGCGCACACCAACGCCGACGTCGCCTCCCCGGGCGTCTCGGACGCCCTCGCTGCCCGGTTCGGGCTGACCGGGCTGCGCCCGCTGCTGCGCCCCGCGCCCGGCTCGCCCGCCCACGGCGACGACCGGGGCTTCGGGCGGATCGGCGAGCTGCCCCACCCGATGACCCTCGCCGAGCTGACCCGGCACGCCGCCGCCGTGCTTCCCGTCACGTCCTGGGGAGTTCGCGCCGCGGGGGATCCCGGGCGTATGGTTCGTACCCTCGCCGTCAGCGGCGGGTCGGGGGACAGCTTCCTCGGCGCCGCGACCGCCGCCGGGGTGGACGCCTTCCTCACCGCCGACCTGCGGCACCACCCGGCCGGCGAGCACCTCGCCGCCGATGGTCCCGCCCTGATCGACGCCGCCCACTGGGCGACCGAACGACCGTGGCTGGACGACCTGGCCGCCCTCCTCCGGGAGGCGCTGGGCGTCGAGACGCTGGTGTCCGACCTGGACACCGACCCGTGGACCGTGCACGCCGCCGCACCCGTTGTGGACGACAAGGAGCCCGACCGTGAAGGCTGA
- a CDS encoding TetR/AcrR family transcriptional regulator, whose protein sequence is MTTRAESAAATRRALLDAAAELLDLGGPDAVTLREVGARAGVTRGAPYRHFTGKDSLLTSVAAESWERIGDQVHALRTDPALSASDKLRGALRTLIDVGRKQPHLYQVLFRRRANLPGQLGDGMDRIRRQLCGPEGDPAVADRAAERFQGEFLNIVADLVGERNARRHGALLLTSAHGIASMEISGYLDTGKWHTTADELVDTLVRMVTDAGEMP, encoded by the coding sequence ATGACCACCCGTGCGGAGTCCGCCGCCGCCACCCGTCGCGCTCTGCTCGACGCGGCCGCCGAACTCCTCGACCTCGGCGGCCCCGACGCGGTCACCTTGCGCGAGGTGGGCGCGCGGGCAGGCGTGACCCGGGGAGCGCCGTACCGGCACTTCACTGGCAAGGACAGCCTGCTGACCTCCGTCGCGGCCGAAAGCTGGGAACGCATCGGCGACCAGGTGCACGCCCTTCGGACCGACCCGGCCCTGTCCGCCTCCGATAAGCTGCGCGGCGCTCTCCGTACCCTCATCGACGTCGGCCGGAAGCAGCCGCACCTGTACCAGGTGTTGTTCAGGCGACGCGCAAACCTTCCTGGGCAACTCGGCGACGGGATGGATCGCATCCGGCGTCAGCTATGCGGGCCGGAAGGCGACCCGGCCGTGGCCGACCGCGCGGCCGAACGCTTTCAGGGCGAGTTCCTGAACATCGTCGCGGACCTCGTGGGAGAGCGAAACGCACGGCGCCATGGCGCCCTGCTGCTGACCAGCGCCCACGGCATCGCGAGCATGGAGATCAGCGGCTACCTCGACACAGGCAAGTGGCACACCACCGCCGACGAACTCGTCGACACCCTCGTCCGCATGGTCACGGACGCCGGCGAAATGCCATAG
- the mctP gene encoding monocarboxylate uptake permease MctP yields the protein MWRDHLTEIIVFSFLFLLVSVMGFVAARWRAPKDMAHLDEWGLGGRSFGGWITWFLVGGDLYTAYTFVAVPALMFGAGAAGFFAVPYTIVIYPLVFLVLVRLWSVSHRHGFVTPADFVRNRFDSPVLALLIAITGIVATMPYIALQLVGIEAVLKTMGVTGDNALARHLPIIIAFAILAAYTYQSGLRAPALIAFVKDSLIYIVILVAVVYLPYKLGGWGDIFAAADAKFDASPNPNDGILLNGNNQLQYVTLALGSALALFLYPHSITGVLASRNRDVIKRNMSALPAYSLLLGLIALLGYMAIAAGVKPLPGSKEGTVDSNTVVPLLFDQQFPDWFAGVAYAAIGIGALVPAAIMSIAAANLFTRNIYKEYLKRDASPAQEANVSKITSLVVKVGAVACIVFLDPQFSIDLQLIGGVIILQTLPAVALGLYTRWFHRTGLIVGWAVGMGLGMWMLYQVASPTRKHFGGSAFPLSEFGFDTTRTIYVGIVAVAVNLAVAALVTLALRAAKVDEGVDGTEPDDYFADEGDPRVTPGTDRDADSAREPVA from the coding sequence ATGTGGCGTGACCATCTCACCGAGATCATCGTCTTCTCGTTCCTCTTCCTGCTGGTGAGCGTGATGGGCTTCGTGGCCGCGCGCTGGCGGGCACCGAAGGACATGGCGCACCTGGACGAGTGGGGGTTGGGCGGTCGCAGCTTCGGCGGCTGGATCACCTGGTTCCTCGTCGGCGGTGACCTCTACACGGCGTACACGTTCGTGGCGGTGCCGGCGCTGATGTTCGGTGCCGGAGCGGCCGGGTTCTTCGCCGTGCCGTACACCATCGTGATCTACCCGCTGGTCTTCCTGGTGCTGGTCCGGCTCTGGTCGGTGTCGCACCGGCATGGGTTCGTCACGCCAGCCGACTTCGTCCGCAACCGATTCGACTCGCCGGTGCTGGCGCTGCTGATCGCGATCACCGGAATCGTCGCCACCATGCCGTACATCGCGTTGCAGCTGGTCGGCATCGAGGCGGTGCTCAAGACGATGGGGGTCACCGGCGACAACGCGCTGGCCCGGCACCTGCCGATCATCATCGCGTTCGCCATCCTGGCCGCGTACACCTACCAGTCGGGGCTGCGCGCGCCGGCGCTGATCGCGTTCGTCAAGGACAGCCTGATCTACATCGTCATCCTGGTGGCGGTCGTCTACCTGCCCTACAAGCTGGGCGGCTGGGGTGACATCTTCGCCGCCGCGGACGCGAAGTTCGACGCCTCGCCCAATCCGAACGACGGCATCCTGCTCAACGGCAACAACCAGCTTCAGTACGTGACGTTGGCGCTCGGTTCGGCGTTGGCGCTCTTCCTCTATCCGCACAGCATCACCGGTGTGCTGGCCAGCCGGAACCGCGACGTGATCAAGCGGAACATGTCGGCGCTGCCGGCGTACAGCCTGCTGCTCGGGCTGATCGCGCTGCTCGGCTACATGGCCATCGCGGCCGGGGTGAAGCCGTTGCCCGGCTCGAAGGAGGGCACGGTCGACAGCAACACCGTCGTGCCGCTGCTGTTCGACCAGCAGTTCCCGGACTGGTTCGCCGGTGTCGCGTACGCGGCGATCGGCATCGGGGCGCTGGTGCCCGCGGCAATCATGTCGATCGCGGCGGCGAACCTGTTCACCCGCAACATCTACAAGGAGTACCTGAAGAGGGACGCCTCCCCGGCGCAGGAAGCCAACGTCTCGAAGATCACCTCGCTGGTGGTGAAGGTCGGTGCGGTGGCCTGCATCGTCTTCCTCGACCCGCAGTTCTCCATCGACCTTCAGCTGATCGGTGGCGTGATCATCCTTCAGACGCTGCCGGCGGTGGCGCTGGGTCTCTACACCCGCTGGTTCCACCGCACCGGCCTGATCGTCGGCTGGGCGGTCGGCATGGGGTTGGGCATGTGGATGCTCTACCAGGTGGCCAGCCCGACCCGGAAGCACTTCGGTGGCTCGGCGTTCCCGTTGTCGGAGTTCGGGTTCGACACCACCAGGACGATCTACGTCGGCATCGTGGCGGTGGCGGTCAACCTGGCCGTCGCGGCACTGGTGACGCTGGCGCTGCGGGCCGCGAAGGTGGACGAGGGAGTCGACGGCACCGAGCCGGACGACTACTTCGCCGACGAGGGCGACCCCCGCGTCACCCCCGGCACCGACCGCGACGCCGACTCCGCCCGGGAGCCGGTCGCCTGA
- a CDS encoding bifunctional RNase H/acid phosphatase, with protein MAPRVVSVEADGGSRGNPGPAGYGAVVRDAETGEVLAERSESLGTATNNVAEYQGLIAGLTAAAELGAAEVDVRMDSKLVVEQMCGRWQIKHPGLRPLAAKAAGLVGRFAAVRFAWIPREQNRHADALANAAMDAAAGRPPSAPKTGQPPATPATGSDPATAPASWEPRPSFTATRLILVRHGETEYTEQRRYSGRGDVPLSEKGRAQVRATGARVAELAPSVGAVLSSPLSRCTATAASIAEALGGDVPVRTEDDLIECDFGQWEGRTFTEVRERWPGEMDAWLASPRIAPPGGESFTHVAERAHRVVTGLLTAYPGETVVVVSHVSPIKLMLRDALAAGDGFLHRLFLDAAGISVLDMWPDGGVAVRTVNDTAHLTKID; from the coding sequence GTGGCACCGCGGGTGGTCAGCGTCGAGGCCGACGGCGGGTCCCGGGGCAATCCCGGCCCTGCCGGCTACGGCGCGGTGGTGCGTGACGCGGAGACCGGCGAGGTGCTCGCCGAGCGCTCCGAGTCGCTCGGCACGGCGACCAACAACGTCGCCGAGTACCAGGGGCTGATCGCCGGGCTGACCGCCGCCGCCGAGCTGGGCGCCGCCGAGGTGGACGTCCGGATGGACTCCAAGCTGGTGGTCGAGCAGATGTGCGGCCGGTGGCAGATCAAGCACCCCGGCCTGCGGCCCCTCGCCGCCAAGGCGGCCGGGCTGGTGGGCCGCTTCGCCGCGGTCCGGTTCGCCTGGATCCCCCGCGAGCAGAACCGGCACGCCGACGCGCTCGCCAACGCCGCCATGGACGCCGCCGCCGGCCGGCCCCCGTCGGCCCCGAAGACGGGCCAGCCGCCGGCGACGCCCGCGACCGGCAGTGACCCGGCCACAGCGCCGGCGTCCTGGGAGCCCCGGCCGAGCTTCACGGCCACCCGGCTCATCCTGGTCCGGCACGGCGAGACCGAGTACACCGAGCAGCGGCGCTACTCCGGCCGCGGCGACGTGCCGCTCTCCGAGAAGGGCCGCGCCCAGGTCCGCGCCACCGGCGCCCGGGTGGCCGAGCTGGCCCCGTCCGTCGGGGCCGTGCTCAGCTCACCGCTGTCCCGGTGTACGGCCACCGCGGCGTCGATCGCCGAAGCGCTCGGCGGCGACGTGCCGGTGCGCACCGAGGACGACCTGATCGAGTGCGACTTCGGCCAGTGGGAGGGTCGCACCTTCACCGAGGTCCGCGAGCGGTGGCCGGGGGAGATGGACGCCTGGCTCGCCTCACCCCGGATCGCCCCGCCGGGCGGCGAGTCGTTCACCCACGTCGCCGAACGCGCGCACCGCGTCGTCACCGGGCTGCTCACCGCGTACCCCGGGGAGACCGTGGTGGTCGTCTCGCACGTCTCGCCGATCAAGCTGATGCTGCGCGACGCGCTCGCTGCCGGCGACGGGTTCCTGCACCGGCTCTTCCTGGACGCGGCCGGCATCTCGGTGCTCGACATGTGGCCCGACGGCGGCGTCGCCGTCCGGACGGTCAACGACACCGCCCACCTCACGAAGATCGACTAG
- a CDS encoding DUF3311 domain-containing protein, with protein MAAPEPEAPTTAPTRAKDHSPWNWLLFIPIVVPLIPVFFNGDSPRVFGFPRFYWLQLAFILLGVSTTTLVYQMTKKRGDR; from the coding sequence ATGGCTGCACCGGAACCGGAGGCGCCGACCACGGCGCCAACCAGGGCGAAGGACCACAGTCCCTGGAACTGGTTGCTCTTCATTCCCATCGTGGTGCCGCTGATCCCGGTCTTCTTCAATGGCGACTCGCCCCGGGTCTTCGGCTTCCCACGCTTCTACTGGCTGCAACTGGCGTTCATCCTGCTCGGCGTCAGCACCACGACGCTGGTCTACCAGATGACGAAGAAGCGGGGTGACCGCTGA
- a CDS encoding MarR family winged helix-turn-helix transcriptional regulator: MSDDDEITLGRIETEVALLMRFGEATRRATGTAEHRVLDRAAYVILRHLDTAGPQNVSALAARLNLDGSTVTRQVSALQRDGLIARAPDPTDGRGTVISPTPAGLQRMAAVQNARTRLYGDMLADWSAEDRTSLATLLGRLNQALVSRSRPR; encoded by the coding sequence ATGAGTGACGACGACGAGATCACCCTCGGCCGCATCGAGACCGAGGTTGCCCTGCTGATGCGCTTCGGCGAGGCGACCCGGCGGGCCACCGGCACCGCCGAGCACCGGGTGCTCGACCGGGCGGCGTACGTGATCCTGCGTCACCTGGACACCGCCGGCCCGCAGAACGTCTCCGCGCTCGCCGCCCGGCTCAACCTGGACGGCTCGACCGTCACCCGGCAGGTGTCCGCGCTGCAACGCGACGGCCTGATCGCGCGCGCCCCCGACCCGACGGACGGCCGAGGCACGGTCATCTCTCCGACCCCGGCCGGGCTCCAGCGGATGGCCGCCGTGCAGAACGCCCGCACCCGGCTCTACGGCGACATGCTGGCCGACTGGAGCGCCGAGGACCGCACCTCCCTGGCGACCCTGCTGGGCCGTCTCAACCAGGCCCTGGTCTCCCGCAGCCGCCCCCGCTGA
- a CDS encoding sulfite exporter TauE/SafE family protein, producing the protein MDLSHAALLLAAGVAAGTVNAVAGGGSLITFPAMIAVGLPPVPANVSNSVAVFPGYLASVAGSRQDLPRPRALATLVPTTIVGTILGALLLLATPARAFELVVPFLVLGATAVLAFQDPLRRLVGHPRDMSPRQRTVAVQTMVGLGAVYGGYFGAALGVMLVAGLALVLDATLARVSAIKNLLSAVVGFTTLVVFALFGPVNWAAVAVVAPATLIGGYAGARLVRRLPPVLLKTLIVVFGTTIGLYLLWRALS; encoded by the coding sequence ATGGATCTCTCCCACGCCGCGCTGCTGCTCGCCGCCGGTGTCGCCGCTGGCACGGTCAACGCGGTGGCCGGTGGTGGCTCTCTGATCACCTTCCCGGCGATGATCGCGGTCGGGTTGCCCCCGGTGCCGGCGAACGTCAGCAACTCGGTGGCCGTGTTCCCCGGCTACCTGGCCAGCGTGGCGGGTAGCCGGCAGGACCTGCCGCGTCCCCGCGCGTTGGCCACTCTGGTTCCCACCACGATCGTCGGCACGATCCTCGGGGCGCTGTTGCTGCTGGCCACGCCGGCCCGCGCGTTCGAGCTGGTCGTACCGTTTCTGGTCCTCGGCGCGACAGCGGTCCTGGCCTTCCAGGACCCGCTGCGCCGGCTGGTCGGTCACCCCCGGGACATGTCGCCCCGCCAGCGGACGGTCGCGGTGCAGACGATGGTCGGGCTCGGTGCGGTGTACGGCGGGTACTTCGGTGCGGCGCTCGGGGTGATGCTGGTCGCCGGCTTGGCCCTGGTGTTGGACGCGACCCTGGCGCGGGTGAGCGCGATCAAGAATCTGCTGTCCGCGGTGGTGGGGTTCACGACGCTGGTGGTGTTCGCCCTGTTCGGCCCGGTGAACTGGGCGGCCGTCGCGGTGGTCGCGCCAGCCACGTTGATCGGGGGGTACGCGGGTGCCCGACTGGTCCGCCGGCTGCCGCCGGTGCTGCTGAAGACGCTGATCGTGGTGTTCGGTACGACGATCGGCCTCTACCTGCTCTGGCGCGCGTTGAGCTGA
- a CDS encoding putative leader peptide encodes MARRRRRRPDGQRHRPPHEDRLVPICREGFGSRARTCGEPVDSGWTPLQDRFVRSVHLTKRGHIDLLRVASAACRRSL; translated from the coding sequence GTGGCCCGACGGCGGCGTCGCCGTCCGGACGGTCAACGACACCGCCCACCTCACGAAGATCGACTAGTTCCCATCTGTCGGGAGGGTTTCGGGTCGAGGGCCCGAACCTGTGGGGAACCTGTTGACAGTGGATGGACCCCGCTTCAAGATCGGTTCGTGCGAAGCGTTCACCTGACGAAGCGAGGTCACATCGACCTCCTGCGCGTCGCCAGCGCGGCCTGTCGACGCTCCCTCTGA